GGCGACAAAAACAGCTGTCGGACGAATTTTTTCCTCACAAATACGGCGCATGGCTTCGTAACCGCTCTTGGCTGTGAATTCCCCTTCTACGACGAATCCTTCATGGATGGGCAAATCATGTGCCCGCATCGCTTTTCGGTAACCGCCCATGCGATCCAGACCGCACGGCGGGTCCCACAGTGGACCAGATATACACGCGATTTTTGTATGGCCTTGCGAGATGAGATAGGCGGTAGCATCATAGGAGGCTTGCACATTGTTGACGTTGACAGTGGGAATTTGATAGCCGGGCAAATCATGTCCGGTAACAACAAGGGGAACCTGAATCTCTTGGAGCGTCTGTATATTGCCCTCCAGGAAATGAATACTCGCGATAATGACACCATCAATTTGTTTTTCTTTGAACAATCGCAAGTACTTCAGCTCTTTGTCCACGACTTCATCGGATATCGTCAAAAACATGCTGTAGTCGTACTCGCTAATGACGCTGTCAATTCCATAAATGAGATTGGAGTAAAAATTGTTGGAGATATCAGGAATCATCACCCCGATGATACGGGTTTCCTTGCTAACCAAGCTCCTGGCAATCGCATTCGGCTGAAAGCCCGTCTCTTGCACGATTTTCAAGACTCTTTCTCGCAGCTCTGGACGGACTGGCTTGGAATTGTTCAGCACGCGCGAAACAGTCGCAATGGATACGTTGGCGAGTTGTGCGATGTCTTTAATAGTTACAGTAATGGTTCTTCACTCACTTTCTAAGTAACGGGTAAACGTTTTCCTACTGTGAAAGTAACACCCAACTTTTGTTTTGTCAATATTCAGTCAATTATAAATGTTATTGACATCCTGAAGGTGTTGTTAAATAATTTATCATATAATTTAGTTACTAAATTAATTTTGTTTAAAGGAGGTTTTGTCATGAAAGTTTTCCTTACAGGAATAACAGGTTATGTCGGGTCCGTAGTCGCTGAGCATTTTCAGTCCCAAGGCTATCAGGTTGCTGGACTTGTGCGATCACAAGAGAAAGCGGAGCTGTTGCTCTCACAAGGGTTCACTCCTATTGTTGGCGATCTTGCGGATACCACCTTGTTAACAGAAAGTGTTAAAAAATTCGATGGGGTCATCCATATGGCGATCTCGCACACACCTGACATGGAAAAACTGGATGTAACAGCCGTTCAGGCAATGCTGGATGGTTTGGAGGGCACAGGCAGGCCATTCATTTATACGAGTGGAACGCTGATCTATAACGATACGTACGACAATGTCGTGGATGAGAACTCCCCCCTCAACCCTTTGCCATTTCTCCAATGGAAAGCGAAACAGGAGCAGGAAGTGTTAGGAGCTGCCAAGCGCAATATTCGTACGATCGTCATACGTCCTACACTTGTATACGGTCGTGGTGGTGGACTCGTTCAAGCAACCATTCAAAGGACGAAGCTCTCTCAATCAGCCAACTATATCGATGACGGACAAACGACATGGTCTACGATCGATGTTGATGATTTGGCGCGACTTTACGAATGCGCTTTTTCACGAGCACAGCCAGGATCATTATTCAA
The window above is part of the Brevibacillus antibioticus genome. Proteins encoded here:
- a CDS encoding LacI family DNA-binding transcriptional regulator — encoded protein: MTVTIKDIAQLANVSIATVSRVLNNSKPVRPELRERVLKIVQETGFQPNAIARSLVSKETRIIGVMIPDISNNFYSNLIYGIDSVISEYDYSMFLTISDEVVDKELKYLRLFKEKQIDGVIIASIHFLEGNIQTLQEIQVPLVVTGHDLPGYQIPTVNVNNVQASYDATAYLISQGHTKIACISGPLWDPPCGLDRMGGYRKAMRAHDLPIHEGFVVEGEFTAKSGYEAMRRICEEKIRPTAVFVATDLMAVGVLNYLYDHGIRVPEDISVIGFDNLELASLSRPMLTTVHNDPFMYGKAAAEQLLRQIRNEPVERMSTVPHHLVIRHTVSALLE
- a CDS encoding NAD-dependent epimerase/dehydratase family protein, yielding MKVFLTGITGYVGSVVAEHFQSQGYQVAGLVRSQEKAELLLSQGFTPIVGDLADTTLLTESVKKFDGVIHMAISHTPDMEKLDVTAVQAMLDGLEGTGRPFIYTSGTLIYNDTYDNVVDENSPLNPLPFLQWKAKQEQEVLGAAKRNIRTIVIRPTLVYGRGGGLVQATIQRTKLSQSANYIDDGQTTWSTIDVDDLARLYECAFSRAQPGSLFNATSKEMITTKELMTSIAKIAGIKKVASWSYEDAAKELGPAAWGASINQRISGLRAEQQLHWGPSPNSLRKELEQGSYQNK